The genomic segment agcagctcgaagATGTCGCCCGCCCGCGACGTGCCGGGCCCCTTCTGCCGCAGCAGCGGGTGTATCGCCTTGGGCTGGATGTCGAGCAGCGTGCACTCGACGTTGGGGAAGAACTCGTCCGCCCGCACCGCCAGCGGGTCGTACGCCCGCCGGTCCCAGTGCAGCGCCGGCGGATCCTGCAGGAACAGGTGCAGGTTGTCGCGGACGATCCGGAAGTCGCTCAAGTGATTCTTGCCGAGCGCCCCGACCTCCTCGTTCCACTCCGAGATGCTCGCCccgagctcgccgtccttgagCGCGCCCGACTGCCGCAGCTCCCCGATCCTCCGCAGCTCCGTCACGAGTCTCAGGTACGTCGTGGACCCCTGCGCCAGCTGGTCCTTCTGGTGCCGGAGCACCATGAGCCGGTTCCACTCCTTGGACGCCCTGGTCTTCATGGACGAGTCCGGCGGCACGAACTTGCCCTCCTGCAGCCCCTTTTCGagcgcgtcgagctcggcgaggaacGGCCGCACGATCATCGGCGGCTGCACGCCCGCCTGCGGCGCCTTTACGCGAACCGCATcgtgccgctgctgctcctcccggaGCAGCCGCCTCAGCTCGTGCTCCCGCCCCTCGGGGATCGTCgcgcccgcctcctccatccGCTCCGCCACGGCCCTGGCGGCGTCCAGCTCGATCCACCGGTCGCGCACAAACCAGGCCGACTCGTTGCTCTCCACCTTGGCGTCCCTGCTGGCGACCTCGGTGATCCACTCGCACGAGAGCTCGCCCTCGATgcccatcttcctcctctcctgcaTGTTCCTGGGCAGCAGCCTGCGCGGCTCCTCGGGGCCCACCCAGACGAGCATGCGCACGAGGCCGTACCGCTGGAACAGCGAGCTGGTGCGGATGCTGTTGAGCAGCTGGTACATGACGAGCTGCGTCACCGATTCGAACAGGCGGTACCGCTTCTTCGGGTGGTACGACAGGTTCGCCGTCACGAGCAGCGTGTCGTTGCGCTCCGGCGCGCCGTCGGGCccgctcggcctcgccgcctgggTCTGGCTCTCGAGCCGCTCCAGCACGTCGCTGAGCTCCTTCCACACGATGCCCGACTGCTTCAGCAGCTGCGTGTTCGGCCGATCGAGGAGGGGCTGGAGGAAGGGCGCGTAGAGATCGGCGTCGGGCTCCATGAGGGTGTGCGACCGCGGTTCGAGGAAGTCGTGCAGCTGGCGGCTCCAGAGGCCGGTGCCCgggttgatgtcgatgagGTCGCAGCCGCGGTGCCGTTCGAGCGACGGGCCGATGTACTTGATAATGTCATCTGGTCGAGACAGAAGTTAGTTTCCAAAGAATCTacaaaagggggggagcccccttccccaagGGGTCTTTTGTATGCGTACCGCACAGCTTCTCGCTGACAACGTTGACGCGCGCCTTGTCGCCGACGGGCCTCTTggcttttttcttccttgtCGCCCCCGTCTCCTTCAGAGCCTTATCGGCTTTTGACAGCTTCAACATATCTCCCGATGTCCGCCATACGCCCGTGGCGGCGAGTTCCTTTGCCGTTTCCGTCGACGTCTGGAGGATTGCCCTGCTGATCCTCGTCGCGGTCGGtgccttcttcgccatcgtccGCGTCAGAAGACGGCGCATGGGGAGAGGCCTTTCCCACGCATGGCGGAGACCAAACATAAGAGTATGCTATGTAGGGTTTAGTGTGTTGATCGTTGGCAATTGCGAGTTTGGAACCTGTTGAGTTCCTgtgttcttgttcttgttcatGTGTTTGAAAAGCTGCAAATGCAACGGATTCCATCCGAGTCGCAAAAGTTCTGCCGGGCTTCACCGCCGTCCACCCGGATCCACCTCCGACTATCGATAAGACCCCTCGGGATGGTGGGGCCGGTCGTCCGGCGGGGGAGCGGAGAGCTCTCCTAGAACAGAAAGCCCAAAGATGCTGGGATGTGTCATTGATCATTCATGAGATTGTTTTCCATTATGCTTCGCATAGTAACGTCCCTATCGGTCAATTTTCCCTGCTTTTCTCATCAAGTCCACTCCTCGAAAGCTcatctcccccttcctccatGTATATCTCTACACCATCGCTCCTCTGACCTGCAAATATCTCATCATTGCATCAAGAACTTGGACCCTGGCCCAGCATCGTCAAAACGCTGTCGGCACTCACGACTTCAGCAAACTCCCCCTCCAGACTGGCCAAGTGGACAGCATGCAccgtctcggcgtcgaacCCGCCCCTCTCGAAcgtggcgatggcgtcgcgGACGAGCACGACCCCGTGCACGCCGTGCCCGTTGACGTcaggcccgccgccgtcccccAAAACCTGCAGGTtggccgccatcctcgccgtggTGCTCACGCAGTGGTCCGTCGTCAGCCCGACGAGCACGAGCTGCCGGATCCCGGCGGTCCGCAGCATCGACTCGAGCTGCGTCTTGACAAAGGCGCTGTTGAAGTTCTTGCTGACGACGGGCTCCGACGCTACGGGTGCCGCGAACGGCAAGGGCGCGAcggagggcgtcgaggagcccTCGAGGTAGTGCGACGGGTGGAGGGCCGATGCGGGCGATGTGGAATGGTGGTGCACGTGGATGATGAGAGCCGGGAGCCTCTCGGGGCTTTGATCGGGTCGAGTGGTGTCGTTGTATTCGCGGAACGCCCCTAGGATCTTCCCGACGTTGAGTTCAAACTCCGGCGTGCTGCGTGATTCGCCCCAGTGCGTGGGGTGCTTGAAGCCCTCTTGGATGTCTATCAAGACGAGAGCCGTGGGGGTAGTGGACACGGGACGCATGGCTAGCGAAGGACGGTAACGTGAACCGTGGTGATGATACAAGAGGGGATTCTGGGTCGGTGAGGCGTAGTAAGggccctgatcagattgGAAGTTGGGGTCTTGTTCTTGTAACTGACGGGACTCTGACTGGGTTACGAGCGGGATGTTGGTGTCTCTCTGACTCACAGCCACGTGACCCTAAGCAGCCTGGTAAGCCTGGACTGCGCGACATTGATTTACCTGATAGTGAATGTCCCGCAATGACAGTTGGCAATTGTAGTCCAATTCATTCTCACATCATAACCTATCCAGGATCTAAGGGTGCTAGCCACATGGCCGAGAGGCTGGAACCAGCTCAGTATAAAAGATTTCTTGTTCTGAACTACTAAAACCTCCGCCCAGGTATGCGCCTATGAACTGAATTCAGATTTCGGAACAGTTTTAAATCCCGATTTTCACTTCCATCGAGCTCTTGATAAGTGTAACAGTCAGTACGGGTGCCATCGCGAGTACGGTTGACTCTTTCCGGGCCGGAGTGCTCGGGCTTGGTGTCCCTCATTAAGGAGAAATACCTTTTCCCAACACTGGCCATTGTCAATCATCAGAAAAGCGTACGCTGCACTTTTGACAATGCGCAGGTTGACCATTACATAACGATGAATCGAAGTGAAACTAAAGACTCAGAGTTGTAGGGTTTGATGGTATTCAATCTGTTAACGTCGTCATCTTGACTAACATAGCACTGCTTAAACTGCCGTCTGGTTTTACTTCATTCGTAGGTGGTCCGAGGCGGGTGGGTAAAGCCCTGTTAGTGAACTCCCCTGTCGCTTCTCATTCTAAGTCTCGTCCATCCGTGTCGAAAAGAAACCCGAGAGACAATTGAAATGGTTCACGCGGTGGGAGGCAGTGGTACTTCATGCGAGCTGACCGCAAACCATCGGGGTTCGGACATTTGCAAGCGGGCCGGCCGAGTTCTGCCCCTCATGTGCATGTGGAACGAATTTACGACGGACTCATGTTCTGTCCCGCACCCGGCCACAGACTGCGGGCATCTGTCGATCTCGAAGCAGTGAAACATGGGGAAAACGGAACTAATCACGGCAGTCGGCATCGGATGAGAAGCATCATCCCATATAGCTCCAAATGGGAGTTCCGGCCCCTCTCACGACTGTCATCTTTATTTAAAAAGCCACGCTGAGACGTCCTTGTTAGATCCGATTCGTTTTGGAGATTATAGTCCACCAGTTTGGAGCGATGTATATTATCAGCCTGCAGACCGTCGGCTACGGCCTTTTGGCCATCTTTGCCATCTTTGTCGCCCGAGTGAGTATCAGTTCCCTTGATCTCACCCGATACGAAGCCCTCGTGCCCTGATACTAACGCCCATGAGATCATCGTCACAGGCATCACATGTCCCGTCGGCCACATCCCGGGACCATGGCATACTCGCTTCTCCCACCACGTTCTCAAACTGCATACCCTCACGGGCCGACGCATGCACTACGTGCACTCGCTCCACCACCGGTACGGCCCCGTCGTGCGCATCTCGccgctcgaggtcgccgtcgcggaccccgagggcttcgccgccatccacaagatcggcgccggcttcctcAAGGGCCCGTGGTACGCgacaaccgccgccggcgtcgagcccGGCATCTTCTCCATGGTCGACCCGAAACAGCACGCCGCCCGTCGGAGGCTGTTCGCCCGCGCCTTCACGGGTGCGTCCCTACGCCGGAACTGGGAGCCTGTCGTGCGGGAAAAAGTCGAGAGAGCTGTTGAGCGGATCAGGACGGACGCCCTGGGCGGCACGGCCGATGTGCTGAAGTGGTGGACGCTCATGACGACCGATGTCATTGCCCAACTCTCCTTTGGCGAGTCCTTTGAGATGTTGGAACTGGGCGAGGTAAGTTGTTTGTGCAACATCTGCCGGCATCTATGGTGCAAAGTTCTTGGCGATACTGATGATGAACCGTGTCAGAAAAACGAGTATATCAAGGCCCTCGAATCCATCTTCGTCATGAGCTCGATCCGCGCTgagctgccgctgctgtacCGCGTGGCACGTCTCCTCCCGGTCAAGTCGATTCGGaacatcctcgacgcccaACGCATTGTTGATCGCCATGGCGTCAGAGCAGCGGCGAACCTGCGCCGGAACGGACACTCGGCCAGCCTTTTTGGGAACATGCTCGCCGAgagcgaggcgggcgagaaGTCGGACTTGACGGAGGACAAGGtgcaggccgaggcggggAACTTCATCGTGGCCGGATCGGACACGACGTCGGTCACCCTCACGTACCTGGTCTGGGCCGTGCTCAAGAGACCCGATCTGCAGGCCAGGCTGGAGGCCGAActggccggcgtcgatgacggaTTCGACGACGCGGCTCTGGAGGAGCTGCCGCTGTTgaacgccgtcatcgacgagactCTCCGCCTGTACGGGGCGGCTCCGGGGAATCTGCCTCGGTCCGTCCCCCCGAGCGGAGCTACGCTTGGAGGCTTCTTCGTGCCCGgtggcgttgtcgtcgagacgCAGGCGTACACTCTCCACCGACACTCGAGCGTGTATCCCAACCCGCAAAAGTCGGTCCAAGCcagcaaccccccctcccctctttgTCTTTGGAATACCCAGGCTGACCGCAGCGACAACAACCTCCAGCTTCGACGAGACGCGCTTCCTGGACCAGGACCCGCTCTCCAAGCAGAAGACGCGAGTGTTTGCGCCTTTCGGGGCCGGGACCCGCATCTGCATCGGCCTACATCTCGCCCGGATGGAACTCCGCctggccgcggccgtcttcttcaggAAGTGTCGCGGGGTGAGGCTTGAGGATGACATGACGGACGACATGATGGAGATGCAAAACTTTTTCCTCATCAGCCCGGTCGGACATCGCTGTGACGTGACTCTCAGGTGACGGGGATGAAGAGGGAGCTTCATGTACTTGATACAGCTAGGGGGCGCATGTCTCGTGTGAAGACGACACTCATACGTGGGCGTCTACATTGACCTCGTCTTCAAGCCCATGTGGAATGGATAAGACGACTGCTGGTCATTCAGTCCTCCTGCAGCATGTGGCTCGCTTGTAGATTCTGGGTGTACAAAATCGATaggcgaggacgccgaggagatgGCCCAGCTCAGTAGAAGCAGCGGAACTTGCTTCGCGTCAATCTTTAGTGCAATTCAGTTTACACTTGTTCATCTGCTGCGCACGTTATTGGAGCTGGGTGGGAGAAGGGAGGCGACAGCTTCATGGGACTTGAGGTCTCACTTCCTGTCGGAAtacaaaaagaaagaaaacgaGACGGTcttggaggagggaaagcCGAGGATGAAGGTAGCATGAGTTCTCTAAGACGGCCTACCCTGAAGTTGACGTAGTCAACATGAGGCCAGAATGATGCAGCCCTATCCGAGCTGAAGGTCGACAAGCATTGTGCGTGGACGAGTCCAAAATCGGTTTCTTGAAAAAATGTCCATTCTCGCGCCTTTAAAGGTGTTCCATCCTCGGGATGTACTCATGAAAGTGAATTATCGCGTCCACTCTTAAGACGTGTCTAGCGACATGATGTCCGCCTGCCATGACGCTCTCAGAAACTGCTTCACCAGACAGCCGACCATACGTCACGGGCGAAAGACTTGAACCTAAGGTTCATGCTGTAGTGATCCAACCACAGCAGAAGCACTGTTAATTGTCAACCCTCTACCCACAACGGAGGCCGGTTGGTTGTCATTGACGATTTCGACCCCAGGAGGATGAGAATGGTGTGCTTGTCTTCAGCTGCGACTTGCAGGGGTTGATGTAAGTCCAAGGGTTGGCTGCCCCCTTTGAACGCTTTCTTATTCCATCATTTGGCAAAACACCAATGATCGACGAATAGCGGAACGAAGCTGGGAACCGAGAGAGCTCGAGAGCGTCGAGTTGGCGCTATATTCTGCAGCTAATGGAACCGATCCGACGATTCAAGGTCCGGCAATCAGGACCGGCATCGATCTAATGCATGATGCCGGCAAGCAGTTGTCGACTCTGGAACCTGACTACAGGAAAAGCCTTGACGTGGCTCCCTGCGGAGAAGAAAACCGGCAAGGGCCCATGATGATTCGTGCAGCATCGTGGTAGCTGTCACTTTTGCATCGGATCTTCTTCATGTCCTTAGTGCATGTCGACGGGGAGACTGAGGGTGAAACGGAGCGGCTTTTGCCACCCACAAGACCTCTTATATACTGGACCTACAATCGTGGGATGAGCCATCTGTGACGAAGATGTAACTAGAACTTCAAACGGCAAGCAATGATTCT from the Colletotrichum destructivum chromosome 10, complete sequence genome contains:
- a CDS encoding Putative cytochrome P450; the encoded protein is MYIISLQTVGYGLLAIFAIFVARIIVTGITCPVGHIPGPWHTRFSHHVLKLHTLTGRRMHYVHSLHHRYGPVVRISPLEVAVADPEGFAAIHKIGAGFLKGPWYATTAAGVEPGIFSMVDPKQHAARRRLFARAFTGASLRRNWEPVVREKVERAVERIRTDALGGTADVLKWWTLMTTDVIAQLSFGESFEMLELGEKNEYIKALESIFVMSSIRAELPLLYRVARLLPVKSIRNILDAQRIVDRHGVRAAANLRRNGHSASLFGNMLAESEAGEKSDLTEDKVQAEAGNFIVAGSDTTSVTLTYLVWAVLKRPDLQARLEAELAGVDDGFDDAALEELPLLNAVIDETLRLYGAAPGNLPRSVPPSGATLGGFFVPGGVVVETQAYTLHRHSSVYPNPQNFDETRFLDQDPLSKQKTRVFAPFGAGTRICIGLHLARMELRLAAAVFFRKCRGVRLEDDMTDDMMEMQNFFLISPVGHRCDVTLR
- a CDS encoding Putative isochorismatase, which gives rise to MRPVSTTPTALVLIDIQEGFKHPTHWGESRSTPEFELNVGKILGAFREYNDTTRPDQSPERLPALIIHVHHHSTSPASALHPSHYLEGSSTPSVAPLPFAAPVASEPVVSKNFNSAFVKTQLESMLRTAGIRQLVLVGLTTDHCVSTTARMAANLQVLGDGGGPDVNGHGVHGVVLVRDAIATFERGGFDAETVHAVHLASLEGEFAEVVSADSVLTMLGQGPSS
- a CDS encoding Putative ribosomal RNA adenine methyltransferase KsgA/Erm, rRNA adenine dimethylase-like protein; this encodes MFGLRHAWERPLPMRRLLTRTMAKKAPTATRISRAILQTSTETAKELAATGVWRTSGDMLKLSKADKALKETGATRKKKAKRPVGDKARVNVVSEKLCDDIIKYIGPSLERHRGCDLIDINPGTGLWSRQLHDFLEPRSHTLMEPDADLYAPFLQPLLDRPNTQLLKQSGIVWKELSDVLERLESQTQAARPSGPDGAPERNDTLLVTANLSYHPKKRYRLFESVTQLVMYQLLNSIRTSSLFQRYGLVRMLVWVGPEEPRRLLPRNMQERRKMGIEGELSCEWITEVASRDAKVESNESAWFVRDRWIELDAARAVAERMEEAGATIPEGREHELRRLLREEQQRHDAVRVKAPQAGVQPPMIVRPFLAELDALEKGLQEGKFVPPDSSMKTRASKEWNRLMVLRHQKDQLAQGSTTYLRLVTELRRIGELRQSGALKDGELGASISEWNEEVGALGKNHLSDFRIVRDNLHLFLQDPPALHWDRRAYDPLAVRADEFFPNVECTLLDIQPKAIHPLLRQKGPGTSRAGDIFELLLQSMLMSGMDPVSKAVARIWPGAVEWILPRCPSLRDPKGGGMPGEGHSELSVRLLNERQWMELLEAFMSWPFRPSYEELIGRMAEDVEYADDENTGAGSSFSADSMLS